The Salinirubellus salinus genome segment GCCATATCCCCTGATACTGACGTGACTCATCATCTCCCCATCCGAACCAGAATCCTCGAACTGCTCAAACCCACGGTAGGCGATACTGTCGACTGAATCGAACTCATCCATAGACAGCCCAAAAGAGTCCTGCAAATCTGTGAACTGAACTACTCCGGCCCCCTCCGGGTCGACTGGTGTACAGCGGAACACAAGCGATGTTTGAGCAGGTGGACGAACTCTGACCTCCAATAGGTCCGGCGTTATTCTGTAGCCGCCTACCTCGATAGGTTCGATATCGGCAACGACGCCTCGAACGTTCGCTCTGACGGTGTAGGTGTAAGAGAGAACTGCTACTGTCAACGATGCCCCGGCGACGAATGACCCGACAACAGACGGGCCAGCGTTGCTAAATATGCGGATTATCTCGTTGACCGGCAACTGCGAGACGACATGCATCACTCTCTGTCGTATATCATTCTCGCTCAGTTATGTGTCTGTGGGGCGGCATGGTTCCGGAACCCCACAAATCTCAGCCGAGGTAGTCGGTCAGCCGCGCGGCCGCCTCGTCCACCCGCGGGGTCACCAGCGCGAACCGGAGCCACTCGGTCCGCGAGGAGCCGAAGGCCTCGCCCGGCATCCCGGCGACGCCGGCCTCGTCGATCAGGCGCTCGACGTTCTCGAGGGTCCCGGGGAAGCCGTCGAACCGAACGAGGACGTAGAACGACCCCTCGGGCGCGGTGTAGTCCGCGCCGGCCTCGTCCAGCGCCGCGGTGAACGTCTCGATACGGTCCTCGACGAGCTGGCGGTTCGCCTCGTAGTAGGCGTCGGGCGTCTCGCGCAGCGCCCGCAGGACGGCCGCTTGCGCCGGCCGCGAGGCGGCGATGGTCGTCAGCATGTGCCGGGTCCGGACCGCGTCCTGCAGGTGCGCTGGGACGACGCAGTAGCCCACCCGGAGGCCGGTGATGGCCATCGACTTCGAGAAGCCGTTCGTGACGACGCGGTTCGGCGAGTCGAACGCGAGCGCCGAGGTGAACCGCCCGGAGTGGTCGAACGCGTCGTACACCTCGTCACTGACGAGACAGGCGTCGTGGTCCTCGCACAGGTCGACGAGCGCCCGCTTCGTCTCGCGGCCGTAGACGGCACCGGTCGGGTTGTTCGGGGAGTTCACGACGACCACCGCGGTGTCGTCACCGATCGCCTCGGCCACCCGGTCCGGGTCGAGGTGGCCATCCGCGTCGGCGTCGACGTAGCGCGTCTCGGCCTTCAGCAGGTCGTTGCGCCCCGCGTAGTAGGGATAGACGGGGTCGGTCAGCAGTACCTCGTCGCCGGGGTAGGCGTCCAGCGCGCAGGCGGTGGCGACGTGGTTCGCCTCGGCGGTCCCGTTCGTGACGAACACGCTCTCGGTGTCGACGCCGTGTCGATCGGCGATGGCCGCACGGAGCGGCCGGTCCCCCTCGCTCGCTGAGTACTGGAACGCCTCGGGCTCCCGGTCGGCGAACTCCCGGAGGCCCTCGCGGAGCGCCTCGGGGGGCGCCCAGTCCGGGTTGCCGCTGACCATGTCGACCACGTCGCGGTCCGCGGCGTCGGCGTACTGCATCACCCGGAAGAACAGCGGCCGGTCGTAGTCCATACTGGCGAGGCGGGCCGCTCCGACGAGTCGGTTTCGGCTCCCGGTGGGGGAGGGGGATTCAATGCCGAGGCCGCCGAGCCACGGCCATGGACGATGCAGACGACACGCCGATCGAACGCCGGGTCGGCGAGGTGCTCCGTGAACGCGGCGAGACGGTGGCCGTCGCCGAATCCGCGACGGGCGGCCTCGTCGGGTCGCTGCTCACCGACGTGCCCGGCTCCTCGGACTACTTCGACCGCTCGCTCGTCACCTACGCCTACGACGCGAAACTGACCGAACTGGCCGTCTCGCGCGAGTCGCTGGACGAACGGGGCGCCGTCTCCGAACCGGTCGCCCGGCAGATGGCCGCCGGCGTCCGCGACGTCTCGGGGACCACGTGGGGCGTCGCCACCACCGGCATCGCCGGGCCCGACGGCGGCACCGAGGCGAAACCGGTCGGCACCGTCTACGTCGGCGTCGCCCACGCGGGCGAGTGGGGGAGCGGTGAGTCGTACACGAGCGTCGAACGCCACGAGTTCGACGGTACCCGCACGGCGGTGAAAGGCCGGTTCGCCCGGCAGGCACTCACGGACCTGCTGGCCGCCCTCACCGAACGGGACGGCGTATGACGGAAACCCTTAGGAACCGACCCGCGTCGTCTCGGGCGTGAACAAGAAGGGTCACGTCCTGAACGCCGTCCTCCTCGGTATCGGGCTGGCATACGTCCTCGAACCCGCGGGCGACGTCCAGACGTTCGTCACCATCGCCGAGGTGACGATACCGGTCACGCTCGGGGCGCTCCTCCCCGACGTGGACACGGCGTTCGGCAAGCACCGGAAGACGTTCCACAACCTCCCGACGCTGGTCGTCTTCCTCGCGTTCCCCCTCTACTTCGGGAACCTCCAGTGGGTCTGGGTCGGCGTCCTCACGCACTACGTGCTGGACGTGCTCGGGAGCAAGCGGGGCATCGCGCTGTTCTACCCGTTCTCGCCCCGCGAGTTCGGGTCGCCCACCGGCGTCACCACCTCCAGCAAGTACGCCGACGTGGTCACGCTCGTCGTCACGGCCTTCGAACTCGGCGTCGCGGCCGTCCTGGTCCACGTCGTCCCGGGGCTCGTCCAGCGGGTCCTCCAGGCGCTCCCCGGCGACGTCGGCAACGCCGCCTCAGAACTCGCCGCGACGCTGCTCGCCGTCCCGTTCCCGCTCTGAACCCGCCGGGTCAGTACACGGCGACGTCGTCGAACCGCCCCTCGTAGGCCGGGTTCCGCGGGTGCGTCGCCTCCTGCCCCTTCAGCACGACGCGTTCGAACTTCTCCCACGTGTTCTCCCAGCTCAGGTGGGCGAACTCCGCGTGACACCGGAGCCGGTGGCGACGGCCGGGGCGGTGGAACACCCGCCGCGGCTCGCCCGCTCTCAGGGCCGCCGCGAGGCCGTCGGCCGTCTCGAACGGCTCCTCGAACGCCGTCCACACCTCGCCCACGGTGGGCGTGAGGTGGGCGTACGATGAGGCGAACGGCGGGAGGCCCGTGTCGCCCGCCAGCGCCCGCGCCCGCTCGTTGTGCCCCGTCCGGTGTTTCGGATTGTACACCTCGATGCCGTCCAGCTGGTCACCGTAGGCGGCCAGCTCCGCGGCCCCGAAACTCACCGTCGCGAACTCCGGGTGCGGGACGAGCGTCGCGCAGTCCTGCCGGTCGAGTTCGGCCATCGCCCCCTCCAGCGTGACGAAGTCCGGGATGGGGTCGCTCGGGGCGACCGCGAGGACGTGCTTGCGGTCACGCCACGACCCGGTGAACACCTCGCGGGCGGGGACGACGAGCAACTCGTCGTCGGAGAACCGCTCGGCGCGCGCCTCGACGTCGGAGAGGTGGGTGAAGTGCGGCGCGTAGACGAGCGCGTCGAGACCACGGGCCTTCGCACGCTCGACGACGCGCTCGTCGAGTATCTTCACGTGGGGGTCGACGCGGAAGGTCACTGCCCTCGGGTACCGGCGGCCGAGGTTTAGCGGTTACCGTTCGCCCCGTACCCAGCCAGCGAGGCCTGCCGCTCGCCCCCGGCGTGCTCCCGCTCGTGGGCCAGGAGCGCTCGCTTCAGGTCGACTCCACCCTCGGCGGAGAACCCACCCAGCCTGTCTCGCCCGACCACGCGGTGACACGGGACGACGAGCGGCACCGGATTCCGCCCGCAGGCCCCACCGACGGCGACCGGGCTGGTGTCGAGTTCGCCCGCGAGGTCACCGTACGTCCGCGTCTCGCCGTAGGGGATGGCCGCCATCGCGTCCATCACCCGTCCCGTGAAGTCGTCCGGGACGGCGACCGTGAGGTCGAACGCGTGGCGCTCGCCACGCTCGTACTCGCGGACCTGTCGACGCACCTCGGCCGGCGACTCGGTGATCCGCGACTCGTCCACCTCGAACCTGTAGCCCCAGAGTGCGACCTCCATGCGCGTCGCTGGTGCCCGACCGGTATCTACCTTGGCCGAGCGGGGTGGAACTGGAGGGTGGACGACGCGACACGCCGGCCCCTCGTCGGAACGTTCTTGCCCACCGCCCCGGACCCGACGGGTATGTGGGAGTGTGCCATCGAGGGTTGTGGCGAGCGGACCGAGACGGCCGAGGAACTCCTCTTCCACCAGGCCACCGACCACGAGCGCGTCCGCTGTGCGGT includes the following:
- a CDS encoding metal-dependent hydrolase — its product is MNKKGHVLNAVLLGIGLAYVLEPAGDVQTFVTIAEVTIPVTLGALLPDVDTAFGKHRKTFHNLPTLVVFLAFPLYFGNLQWVWVGVLTHYVLDVLGSKRGIALFYPFSPREFGSPTGVTTSSKYADVVTLVVTAFELGVAAVLVHVVPGLVQRVLQALPGDVGNAASELAATLLAVPFPL
- a CDS encoding CinA family protein, producing the protein MDDADDTPIERRVGEVLRERGETVAVAESATGGLVGSLLTDVPGSSDYFDRSLVTYAYDAKLTELAVSRESLDERGAVSEPVARQMAAGVRDVSGTTWGVATTGIAGPDGGTEAKPVGTVYVGVAHAGEWGSGESYTSVERHEFDGTRTAVKGRFARQALTDLLAALTERDGV
- a CDS encoding pyridoxal phosphate-dependent aminotransferase, giving the protein MDYDRPLFFRVMQYADAADRDVVDMVSGNPDWAPPEALREGLREFADREPEAFQYSASEGDRPLRAAIADRHGVDTESVFVTNGTAEANHVATACALDAYPGDEVLLTDPVYPYYAGRNDLLKAETRYVDADADGHLDPDRVAEAIGDDTAVVVVNSPNNPTGAVYGRETKRALVDLCEDHDACLVSDEVYDAFDHSGRFTSALAFDSPNRVVTNGFSKSMAITGLRVGYCVVPAHLQDAVRTRHMLTTIAASRPAQAAVLRALRETPDAYYEANRQLVEDRIETFTAALDEAGADYTAPEGSFYVLVRFDGFPGTLENVERLIDEAGVAGMPGEAFGSSRTEWLRFALVTPRVDEAAARLTDYLG
- a CDS encoding methylated-DNA--[protein]-cysteine S-methyltransferase, which gives rise to MEVALWGYRFEVDESRITESPAEVRRQVREYERGERHAFDLTVAVPDDFTGRVMDAMAAIPYGETRTYGDLAGELDTSPVAVGGACGRNPVPLVVPCHRVVGRDRLGGFSAEGGVDLKRALLAHEREHAGGERQASLAGYGANGNR
- a CDS encoding PHP-associated domain-containing protein; translated protein: MTFRVDPHVKILDERVVERAKARGLDALVYAPHFTHLSDVEARAERFSDDELLVVPAREVFTGSWRDRKHVLAVAPSDPIPDFVTLEGAMAELDRQDCATLVPHPEFATVSFGAAELAAYGDQLDGIEVYNPKHRTGHNERARALAGDTGLPPFASSYAHLTPTVGEVWTAFEEPFETADGLAAALRAGEPRRVFHRPGRRHRLRCHAEFAHLSWENTWEKFERVVLKGQEATHPRNPAYEGRFDDVAVY